From one Streptomyces spiramyceticus genomic stretch:
- the otsB gene encoding trehalose-phosphatase has protein sequence MGSQPHPLPSDFTPVTQAGRDGLAALLAAPERAVVALDFDGTLAEIVPDPEQSRAHPGAVPALSALAPRVGSVAVITGRPAGVAVRYGGFAGVPGLEHLVVLGHYGAERWDAVSGTVHAPAPHPGVQAARAELPGFLDGIGAWRGSWIEEKGQAVAVHTRRAADPQAAFEALRAPLAELAARHGLIVEPGRLVLELRPPGMDKGLALAEYVREVDAGCVLYAGDDLGDMAAFSAVEKLRTEGVPGLLVCSGSEVRELAERADLVVEGPVGVVRLLAALASG, from the coding sequence ATGGGCAGTCAACCGCACCCCCTGCCGAGCGACTTCACGCCTGTCACGCAGGCCGGCCGCGACGGCCTGGCCGCGCTGCTGGCGGCGCCGGAACGGGCGGTCGTCGCACTCGACTTCGACGGCACGCTTGCCGAGATCGTCCCCGACCCCGAGCAGTCCCGCGCCCACCCCGGCGCCGTACCCGCGCTCTCGGCGCTCGCGCCGCGCGTCGGATCGGTCGCCGTGATCACGGGCCGCCCGGCGGGCGTCGCCGTCCGCTACGGCGGCTTCGCCGGAGTCCCCGGCCTCGAACACCTGGTCGTCCTCGGCCATTACGGCGCCGAGCGCTGGGACGCCGTCAGCGGCACGGTCCACGCCCCCGCCCCGCACCCCGGCGTGCAGGCGGCCCGCGCCGAACTCCCCGGCTTCCTCGACGGCATCGGTGCCTGGCGAGGCTCCTGGATAGAGGAGAAGGGCCAGGCCGTCGCCGTGCACACGCGCCGCGCCGCCGACCCGCAGGCGGCCTTCGAAGCGCTGCGCGCCCCGCTGGCCGAGCTGGCCGCCCGCCACGGCCTGATCGTCGAACCCGGCCGCCTGGTACTGGAGTTGCGCCCACCCGGCATGGACAAGGGCCTGGCGCTGGCCGAGTACGTACGGGAGGTCGACGCGGGCTGTGTCCTGTACGCGGGCGACGACCTCGGCGACATGGCGGCGTTCTCGGCGGTGGAGAAGCTGCGCACAGAGGGCGTGCCGGGGCTGCTGGTGTGCAGCGGCAGCGAGGTGCGGGAGCTCGCGGAGCGGGCGGATTTGGTGGTGGAGGGTCCGGTGGGAGTGGTCCGGCTGCTGGCGGCGCTGGCGTCGGGTTAG
- a CDS encoding DUF3263 domain-containing protein, producing the protein MPDDDAHSPELSDRDRAVLAVERRSWSGPGAKERAVREQLGISPTRYYQLLNALLDDPRALAHDPVTVNRLRRVREARRERR; encoded by the coding sequence ATGCCTGACGACGACGCGCACAGTCCCGAGCTCTCCGACCGGGACCGTGCCGTTCTCGCCGTCGAGCGCCGGTCCTGGTCCGGTCCCGGCGCCAAGGAGCGTGCCGTACGCGAGCAGCTCGGCATCTCGCCGACCCGCTACTACCAGCTCCTCAACGCCCTCCTCGACGACCCGCGCGCACTCGCCCACGACCCCGTTACGGTCAACCGCCTCCGCCGCGTGCGAGAAGCCCGCCGCGAGCGTCGCTGA
- a CDS encoding ABC transporter substrate-binding protein — protein sequence MGLTATVAALGMTVALAGCGSSSSDEGDITLTFVAADYDLEGGDSTKQYWDGVATAFEAKNKNIKVDVQIYDWKDVDRKVAEMVAAGKAPDIAQIGAYADYAAQDKLYSADSLLSIPVQANLLAPLADAGEVNRVQYGIPFVASTRLLFYNESLFTQAGLKPPKTWAGIESAARTLKQRGVKYPFALPLGGEEAQAETMMWILSGGGGYTDSVGTYTIDSEQNIKTFDWLKNNLVAENLTGPVAPGKLNRQPAFTAFAEGEVGMLNGHPSLMQQAEKNGVKVGMVPLPGPDGKAKSAMGVADWMMGFKQNGHRKEIGAFLDFAYSDENVLDFADQYDLLPVTVSASERMGEDPANKDLWPFLEALPESTLYPVGKTSWAKVSENIKLQIGGTVGPNGNPASTLGAIGREAAATENAD from the coding sequence TTGGGTTTGACCGCGACAGTGGCCGCACTGGGTATGACAGTGGCGCTGGCCGGATGCGGAAGCAGCAGCTCGGACGAGGGTGACATCACCCTCACCTTCGTTGCGGCGGACTACGACCTGGAAGGCGGCGACAGCACCAAGCAGTACTGGGACGGCGTCGCCACCGCCTTCGAGGCCAAGAACAAGAACATCAAGGTCGACGTACAGATCTACGACTGGAAAGACGTCGACCGCAAGGTCGCCGAGATGGTCGCGGCCGGCAAGGCCCCCGACATCGCCCAGATCGGCGCGTACGCCGACTACGCGGCCCAGGACAAGCTCTACTCGGCCGACAGCCTGCTCTCCATCCCCGTACAGGCCAATCTCCTCGCGCCGCTCGCCGACGCGGGCGAGGTCAACCGGGTGCAGTACGGCATCCCGTTCGTGGCCAGCACCCGGCTGCTCTTCTACAACGAGTCGCTCTTCACCCAGGCAGGCCTCAAGCCCCCCAAGACGTGGGCCGGCATCGAGAGCGCGGCCAGGACGCTCAAGCAGCGCGGCGTGAAGTACCCGTTCGCGCTGCCGCTGGGAGGCGAGGAGGCGCAGGCCGAGACCATGATGTGGATACTCAGCGGCGGCGGCGGTTACACCGACTCGGTCGGTACGTACACCATCGACTCCGAGCAGAACATCAAGACGTTCGACTGGCTGAAGAACAACCTCGTCGCCGAGAACCTGACGGGCCCCGTCGCGCCCGGCAAGCTCAACCGCCAGCCCGCCTTCACGGCGTTCGCCGAGGGCGAGGTCGGCATGCTCAACGGCCACCCCTCCCTCATGCAGCAGGCCGAGAAGAACGGCGTGAAGGTCGGCATGGTCCCGCTGCCCGGCCCCGACGGGAAGGCCAAGTCCGCGATGGGCGTGGCCGACTGGATGATGGGCTTCAAGCAGAACGGCCACCGCAAGGAGATCGGCGCGTTCCTCGACTTCGCCTACAGCGACGAGAACGTCCTCGACTTCGCCGACCAGTACGACCTGCTGCCGGTCACCGTCTCCGCCTCCGAGCGGATGGGCGAGGACCCCGCCAACAAGGACCTGTGGCCGTTCCTTGAGGCGCTGCCCGAGTCGACGCTCTATCCGGTGGGCAAGACGTCCTGGGCGAAGGTCAGCGAGAACATCAAGCTTCAGATCGGCGGGACGGTGGGGCCGAACGGCAACCCGGCGAGCACGCTGGGAGCGATCGGGCGCGAGGCTGCGGCGACCGAGAACGCGGACTAG
- a CDS encoding ROK family protein codes for MKHVIALDVGGTGMKAALVGADGTLLHEARRATGRERGPDAVVESIAGFAAELRAYGEERYGESASAAGVAVPGIVDAENGIAVYAANLGWHDVPMRDLLSRRLHGVPVALGHDVRTGGLAEGRIGAGRGADRFLFVPLGTGIAGAIGIDGKIEAGAHGCAGEIGHIVVRPGGPPCGCGQRGCLERLASASAVSAAWAAASGDADADAADCAKAVESGDSRAQDVWREAVGALADGLVTALTLLDPRTLIIGGGLAEAGETLFTPLRAAVAERVTFQKLPEIVPAALGDTAGCLGAGLLAWDLLATESTESTESQEVSA; via the coding sequence GTGAAACACGTCATCGCCCTCGATGTGGGCGGCACCGGGATGAAGGCCGCGCTCGTCGGGGCGGACGGCACACTGCTGCACGAGGCACGCCGGGCCACCGGCCGTGAGCGGGGGCCCGACGCCGTCGTCGAGTCCATCGCCGGCTTCGCCGCCGAGCTCCGCGCGTACGGCGAGGAGCGGTACGGCGAGAGCGCCTCCGCCGCCGGCGTCGCCGTCCCCGGCATCGTCGACGCCGAGAACGGCATCGCCGTCTACGCCGCCAACCTCGGCTGGCACGACGTACCCATGCGCGATCTGCTGAGCCGCAGGCTGCACGGCGTGCCCGTCGCCCTCGGCCACGACGTCCGTACGGGCGGCCTCGCCGAGGGCCGTATCGGCGCCGGCAGGGGCGCGGACCGGTTCCTGTTCGTACCGCTGGGGACCGGGATCGCCGGGGCCATCGGGATCGACGGGAAGATCGAGGCCGGTGCCCACGGGTGCGCCGGCGAGATCGGGCACATCGTCGTACGCCCTGGCGGCCCTCCGTGCGGCTGCGGCCAGCGCGGCTGCCTGGAACGCCTCGCCTCCGCCTCCGCCGTGTCCGCCGCCTGGGCAGCCGCGTCCGGCGACGCGGACGCCGACGCCGCCGACTGCGCCAAGGCCGTCGAGTCCGGGGACTCGCGGGCCCAGGACGTGTGGCGGGAGGCCGTCGGCGCGCTCGCCGACGGGCTCGTCACCGCGCTCACCCTGCTGGACCCCCGCACTCTGATCATCGGTGGCGGTCTCGCCGAGGCGGGGGAAACCTTGTTCACACCACTGAGGGCCGCCGTCGCGGAACGCGTCACGTTCCAGAAACTGCCCGAGATCGTTCCGGCGGCCCTCGGGGACACCGCCGGATGCCTGGGCGCGGGGCTGCTCGCCTGGGATCTTCTCGCCACGGAATCCACGGAATCCACGGAATCCCAGGAGGTATCCGCCTGA
- the nagA gene encoding N-acetylglucosamine-6-phosphate deacetylase, with the protein MAGRAATKVLSGARVVLPTGTVENGRVIVDGGRIAGAAPADAPALDLSGHWIVPGFVDMHVHGGGGASFTSGTAEDVLTGVRTHREHGTTTITGSLVTGEMDVLARQAALLSELVEQGDLAGIHFEGPFISPCRKGAHSEDLLRDPDPAEVRKLIDAAHGTAKMVTLATELPGGIESVRLLAEHGVVAAIGHTDATYEQTVEAIEAGATVATHLYNAMPALGHRTPGPIAALLEDERVTVELINDGTHLHPAALELAYHRAGAARVAFITDAMDAAGFGDGTYLLGPLEVEVKDGVARLAEGGSIAGSTLTLDTAFKRAVTIDRLPVEDVVRSISANPARLLGVDDRVGSLEPGKDADLVVLDAEFTLKGVMRKGEWVIEPQGA; encoded by the coding sequence ATGGCCGGACGCGCTGCAACCAAGGTTCTCTCCGGTGCCCGGGTGGTGCTGCCGACCGGGACCGTCGAGAACGGGCGGGTCATCGTCGACGGCGGCCGCATCGCCGGAGCCGCACCGGCCGACGCCCCGGCGCTCGACCTCTCCGGCCACTGGATCGTGCCCGGCTTCGTCGACATGCACGTACACGGCGGCGGCGGCGCTTCCTTCACCTCCGGGACCGCCGAGGACGTACTCACGGGTGTACGCACCCACCGCGAGCACGGCACCACGACCATCACGGGGTCGCTGGTGACCGGCGAGATGGACGTACTCGCCAGGCAGGCCGCGCTGCTCTCCGAGCTCGTCGAGCAGGGCGACCTGGCGGGCATCCACTTCGAGGGCCCGTTCATCTCGCCCTGCCGCAAGGGCGCGCACAGCGAGGACCTGCTGCGCGACCCCGACCCGGCGGAGGTCCGCAAGCTGATCGACGCGGCGCACGGCACGGCGAAGATGGTCACCCTCGCCACCGAACTGCCCGGCGGCATCGAGTCCGTACGACTGCTTGCCGAGCACGGAGTCGTCGCCGCGATCGGCCACACGGACGCGACGTACGAGCAGACCGTCGAGGCCATCGAAGCGGGCGCGACCGTCGCCACCCACCTCTACAACGCGATGCCGGCGCTCGGCCACCGCACTCCGGGCCCGATCGCCGCACTGCTCGAAGACGAGCGGGTCACGGTCGAGCTGATCAACGACGGCACCCATCTGCACCCCGCCGCGCTGGAGCTGGCGTACCACCGCGCGGGCGCGGCCAGGGTCGCGTTCATCACGGACGCGATGGACGCGGCGGGCTTCGGCGACGGCACGTACCTCCTCGGCCCCCTTGAGGTGGAGGTGAAGGACGGGGTCGCGCGCCTCGCCGAGGGCGGTTCGATCGCCGGGTCCACGCTCACGCTCGACACGGCCTTCAAGCGTGCGGTGACGATCGACCGGCTGCCCGTCGAGGACGTCGTACGTTCCATCTCGGCCAATCCGGCCCGCCTGCTCGGCGTCGACGACAGGGTCGGATCGCTGGAGCCCGGCAAGGACGCGGACCTGGTGGTGCTGGACGCGGAGTTCACGCTGAAAGGCGTGATGCGCAAGGGCGAATGGGTGATTGAACCGCAAGGGGCTTGA
- a CDS encoding 1-phosphofructokinase family hexose kinase, whose amino-acid sequence MILTVTLNTALDITYRVPALTPHASHRVTDVAERPGGKGLNVARVLAALGHDTVVTGFAGGPAGAVLRDLLAPLAPVDALVPVAGTTRRTIAVVDDTTGDTTQLNEPGPAVTPEEWAAFLASYGKLLRDAEAVALCGSLPPGIHVGAYAELVRHARAAGVPVLLDTSGEPLRRGIAARPDLVKPNADELAQLTGSREPLRATHDARRRGAHAVVASLGADGMLAATAEGMWQATPPTRMKGNPTGAGDSAVAGILSGLVEQLPWPQRLARAVALSAATVAAPAAGEFDPGTYEDLLPRVEVTAHATAA is encoded by the coding sequence GTGATCCTGACGGTCACGCTGAACACCGCACTCGACATCACGTACCGCGTCCCGGCCCTGACCCCGCACGCCTCGCACCGCGTCACCGACGTCGCCGAACGCCCCGGCGGCAAAGGCCTGAACGTCGCCCGCGTACTGGCGGCCCTGGGCCACGACACGGTAGTGACGGGCTTCGCGGGCGGCCCGGCAGGTGCCGTACTTCGCGACCTCCTGGCACCCCTCGCCCCCGTCGACGCACTCGTCCCGGTCGCCGGAACGACCCGCCGCACCATCGCCGTGGTCGACGACACGACCGGCGACACCACGCAGCTCAACGAGCCCGGCCCGGCCGTCACCCCCGAGGAGTGGGCAGCGTTCCTCGCCTCGTACGGGAAGCTCCTCCGCGACGCCGAAGCGGTGGCCCTCTGCGGCAGCCTGCCCCCGGGCATCCACGTCGGGGCGTACGCCGAACTCGTCCGGCACGCCCGAGCCGCCGGCGTTCCCGTACTCCTCGACACCAGCGGCGAACCCCTGCGCCGGGGCATCGCCGCCCGCCCCGACCTCGTCAAGCCCAACGCCGACGAACTCGCCCAGCTCACCGGCTCCCGCGAGCCCCTGCGCGCCACCCACGACGCCCGCCGCCGGGGCGCGCACGCCGTGGTCGCCTCGCTGGGCGCGGACGGCATGCTCGCCGCGACGGCCGAAGGCATGTGGCAGGCGACCCCGCCGACCCGCATGAAGGGCAACCCGACCGGCGCGGGCGACTCGGCAGTGGCCGGAATCCTCTCCGGCCTGGTCGAACAACTCCCCTGGCCGCAGCGCCTCGCAAGGGCGGTCGCACTCTCGGCGGCGACGGTGGCGGCACCGGCGGCGGGCGAGTTCGACCCGGGGACGTACGAAGACCTACTGCCCAGGGTCGAAGTCACCGCGCACGCGACGGCGGCGTAA
- a CDS encoding carbohydrate-binding protein, protein MTAANNGTSTPEDDDPFGYLYEDGQAAGATPPRSGGYGYPGPASQPGVPRTSYNQVRTVGERQYGQPQQQYAQQVPPQQQYHQPNAHYAAPETRPGGAPTRQVPVTGGGGGGRSGGPNTKGLLIGAVAVVAVVVIGIGVALMTSGKDEDKGTQAGGTGGGGSSAGQTVKPSEDPTDKAQEPAELPKQDAAQLQLSGVSTDTTIPGAKSSSGAYVPLNTPGASATWKVKVPKAGAYTLSIDYGVPGKDAKTSLTVNGKPHGSGLNMKNFANAAEGAWDKGWTNTYAYINLTEGENTVVISCGDGDQCEANLDRLELIAGHK, encoded by the coding sequence ATGACTGCCGCGAACAACGGCACGAGCACGCCCGAGGACGACGATCCGTTCGGCTACCTCTACGAGGACGGCCAGGCGGCAGGCGCCACGCCGCCCCGCTCGGGCGGCTACGGCTACCCGGGTCCCGCCTCGCAGCCCGGGGTGCCGAGAACGTCGTACAACCAGGTGCGGACGGTCGGCGAGCGGCAGTACGGCCAGCCGCAGCAGCAGTACGCGCAGCAGGTCCCCCCGCAGCAGCAGTACCACCAGCCCAACGCCCACTACGCGGCCCCCGAGACCCGGCCTGGCGGTGCACCGACCCGCCAGGTCCCGGTGACCGGCGGAGGCGGAGGCGGCCGAAGTGGCGGACCCAACACCAAGGGGTTGCTGATCGGCGCCGTCGCGGTGGTCGCGGTGGTCGTCATAGGCATCGGTGTCGCGCTGATGACCAGCGGCAAGGACGAGGACAAGGGCACGCAGGCGGGCGGAACGGGCGGCGGCGGTTCGTCGGCGGGCCAGACGGTCAAGCCGAGCGAGGACCCGACGGACAAGGCACAGGAGCCCGCGGAGCTGCCGAAGCAGGACGCGGCGCAGCTCCAGCTCTCCGGCGTCTCCACGGACACGACGATCCCCGGCGCGAAGTCGTCGAGCGGTGCGTACGTCCCGCTGAACACCCCGGGCGCCTCGGCGACCTGGAAGGTGAAGGTGCCGAAGGCGGGTGCGTACACGCTGTCGATCGACTACGGCGTACCCGGCAAGGACGCCAAGACGTCGCTGACGGTCAACGGGAAGCCGCACGGCAGCGGCCTGAACATGAAGAACTTCGCCAACGCGGCGGAGGGTGCGTGGGACAAGGGCTGGACCAACACCTACGCCTACATCAACCTCACCGAGGGCGAGAACACGGTCGTGATTTCGTGCGGTGACGGCGACCAGTGCGAGGCGAACCTCGACCGGCTGGAACTCATCGCCGGCCACAAGTGA
- the cdgB gene encoding diguanylate cyclase CdgB, translated as MEAESEPYVRLATLRQLHQVVADLNTARSLADTLQAVADGIVAGLGYELACVNLVQPDGDLVIAAFAGNSAAEALIMGRVGSRASWERRLSMGEVWGDLRFIPHTEGWVLVEDDVPQWHTEGPEPRFADEWHPMDRLYAPMYSPRLGSARPGGPPPGGGRELLGVISVDRPRNGRHPGAWGQEALQMYASQAAIAISNARLRANMQRALVRLEREQQALRASEESFRQAFEYAPSGMAIAEMGGDQHGRLLRTNDALCRLLGRPASAMRRYSFADLVHPEDIGTLLRTSAEGGRAELRLGRRDGTYVWVSLRNSVVADTTDGPRFLLTHVEDIEERKRHELHLAHRASHDALTGLPNSAELRSRLSSRLCRRPHSVRATAVEALDAAYEPAAPGTVVPEHGFDYDPHTDAGSFDHHVHMVAPAGGGPAGDDDGTKGLAVLFCDLDGFKSINDRFGHHTGDAVLIEVARRLTTCVRDGDTVARLGGDEFVVLADGLGNADAADLAVRLRNAIIPPIRVDGRAVRVGASFGIGWASCGMSADEVLQSADQRMYVEKRSRAKVHRRAG; from the coding sequence ATGGAGGCCGAGTCGGAGCCGTACGTGCGCCTTGCGACGCTGCGGCAGCTGCACCAGGTGGTCGCGGACCTCAACACGGCCCGCAGCCTGGCTGACACCTTGCAGGCCGTGGCCGACGGAATCGTCGCCGGCCTCGGTTACGAGCTGGCCTGCGTAAACCTCGTACAGCCGGACGGCGACCTGGTCATAGCGGCCTTCGCCGGCAACTCCGCCGCCGAAGCCCTGATCATGGGCCGCGTCGGCTCCCGCGCCTCCTGGGAACGCCGGCTCTCCATGGGCGAGGTGTGGGGCGACCTGCGCTTCATCCCGCACACCGAGGGCTGGGTCCTCGTCGAGGACGACGTGCCCCAGTGGCACACCGAAGGCCCCGAACCGCGCTTCGCCGACGAGTGGCACCCAATGGACCGCCTCTACGCGCCCATGTACTCCCCCAGGCTCGGCTCCGCTCGCCCGGGGGGACCCCCACCCGGCGGCGGGCGCGAGCTCCTCGGCGTCATCTCCGTCGACCGCCCGCGCAACGGCAGGCACCCCGGCGCGTGGGGCCAGGAGGCGCTCCAGATGTACGCGTCCCAGGCGGCGATTGCGATCAGTAACGCCCGGCTTCGCGCAAACATGCAGCGCGCCCTGGTCCGCCTCGAACGCGAGCAGCAGGCCCTGCGCGCCAGCGAGGAGTCCTTCCGGCAGGCCTTCGAGTACGCCCCCAGCGGCATGGCCATCGCCGAAATGGGCGGCGACCAGCACGGCCGCCTGCTCCGTACCAACGACGCCCTGTGCCGGCTGCTCGGCCGCCCCGCCTCCGCGATGCGCCGCTACTCCTTCGCCGACCTCGTCCACCCCGAGGACATCGGCACGCTGCTGCGCACCTCCGCGGAGGGCGGTCGCGCCGAGCTGAGACTGGGGCGGCGCGACGGGACGTACGTGTGGGTGTCTCTGCGCAACTCCGTCGTCGCCGACACCACCGACGGCCCCCGCTTCCTCCTCACCCACGTCGAGGACATCGAGGAGCGCAAGCGGCACGAGCTGCACCTCGCCCACCGCGCCTCGCACGACGCACTCACCGGCCTGCCCAACAGCGCCGAGCTGCGCTCCCGCCTCAGCTCCCGGCTGTGCCGCCGCCCGCACTCCGTGCGCGCCACCGCCGTGGAGGCGCTGGACGCGGCGTACGAACCGGCGGCCCCCGGGACCGTCGTCCCCGAGCACGGCTTCGACTACGACCCGCACACCGACGCGGGCTCCTTCGACCACCACGTCCACATGGTCGCGCCCGCAGGCGGCGGCCCCGCCGGGGACGACGACGGCACGAAGGGGCTGGCCGTCCTCTTCTGCGACCTGGACGGCTTCAAGTCGATCAACGACCGCTTCGGACACCACACCGGCGACGCCGTCCTGATCGAGGTCGCCCGCCGTCTTACGACCTGCGTGCGCGACGGCGATACGGTCGCCCGCCTCGGGGGTGACGAATTCGTCGTCCTCGCGGACGGCCTCGGCAACGCGGACGCCGCCGACCTCGCCGTACGCCTGCGCAATGCCATCATTCCGCCGATCCGCGTCGACGGACGGGCGGTCCGCGTCGGTGCCAGCTTCGGCATCGGCTGGGCCAGCTGCGGCATGTCGGCGGACGAGGTATTGCAATCCGCCGACCAGCGGATGTACGTCGAGAAACGATCCCGTGCCAAGGTGCACAGGCGTGCGGGCTAG
- a CDS encoding flavin reductase family protein — protein MFQKTSPQPPLSIPHPEGVSNEKFRAAMSRFTAGVTLVTAHDPDSGASGEDVGMTATAFMSVSLDPPLVLVSVRNGSRMDDLLAEQPLWAVSLLSENQRQIAGRFAMKGRLSDRLLFQDVPYTRGAVSGAPLIGGALAVVECRTEKRVEAGDHTLVIGRVLEVGLPNADDGPLTYFKGRYRHLGP, from the coding sequence GTGTTCCAGAAGACCTCCCCCCAGCCACCTCTCTCCATCCCCCATCCTGAGGGGGTGAGCAACGAGAAGTTCCGCGCCGCGATGTCCCGTTTCACCGCGGGCGTCACGCTGGTGACCGCGCACGATCCGGACAGTGGTGCGAGCGGTGAGGACGTCGGCATGACGGCGACGGCCTTCATGTCGGTGTCGCTGGACCCGCCGCTGGTGCTGGTGAGCGTGAGAAACGGCTCGCGCATGGACGACCTGCTGGCCGAGCAGCCGCTGTGGGCGGTCTCGCTGCTCTCGGAGAACCAGCGGCAGATCGCGGGACGGTTCGCGATGAAGGGCCGGCTCAGCGACCGCCTCCTCTTCCAGGACGTCCCCTATACGCGGGGCGCCGTCTCGGGGGCCCCGCTGATCGGCGGGGCGCTCGCGGTGGTGGAGTGCAGGACCGAGAAGCGGGTGGAGGCTGGAGACCACACGCTGGTGATCGGCCGAGTGCTGGAAGTGGGGCTGCCGAACGCGGACGACGGTCCGCTGACGTACTTCAAGGGCCGCTACCGGCACTTGGGGCCTTAG
- the arfB gene encoding alternative ribosome rescue aminoacyl-tRNA hydrolase ArfB: MGHMSGPHIIRGSVSLPEAELMWRFSRSSGPGGQHVNTSDSQVELRFDLARTETLPPVWKERALERLASRLVGGVVSVRSSEHRSQWRNRETALVRMAALLAEATAPPPKPRKAKKIPRGINERRLRNKKARSETKRGRAGGGWD, encoded by the coding sequence ATTGGACACATGTCCGGTCCCCACATCATCCGCGGTTCTGTCTCCCTGCCCGAGGCAGAGCTCATGTGGCGTTTCTCCAGGTCTTCCGGGCCGGGCGGACAGCACGTCAACACCAGCGACTCGCAAGTGGAACTGCGCTTCGACCTCGCCAGGACGGAAACGCTGCCTCCGGTCTGGAAGGAGCGCGCGCTGGAGCGCCTCGCGTCCCGGCTCGTGGGCGGCGTCGTTTCCGTACGGTCGTCCGAGCACCGCTCGCAGTGGCGCAACCGCGAGACCGCGCTGGTGCGGATGGCAGCCCTGCTCGCCGAAGCGACGGCGCCACCGCCCAAGCCCCGCAAGGCCAAGAAGATCCCCCGAGGCATCAACGAGCGCCGCCTGCGCAACAAGAAGGCGCGCAGCGAGACGAAGCGCGGGCGTGCGGGCGGCGGCTGGGACTAG
- a CDS encoding TerD family protein — MAVSLSKGGNVSLTKEAPGLTAVTVGLGWDVRTTTGTDFDLDASAIAVNPTGKVYSDGHFVFFNNKSTPDQTIVHTGDNRSGEGAGDDEAINVNLAGLPADVDKIVFPVSIYDAESRSQNFGQVRNAYIRIVNQAGGTEIARYDLSEDAATETAMVFGELYRNGAEWKFRAVGQGYASGLTGIAQDFGVNV, encoded by the coding sequence ATGGCTGTAAGTCTGTCCAAGGGCGGCAACGTCTCGCTCACCAAGGAGGCCCCCGGCCTGACCGCCGTCACGGTCGGCCTCGGCTGGGACGTCCGCACGACCACCGGTACGGACTTCGACCTCGACGCCTCCGCGATCGCGGTCAACCCCACCGGCAAGGTCTACTCCGACGGCCACTTCGTCTTCTTCAACAACAAGTCGACGCCGGACCAGACCATCGTCCACACCGGTGACAACCGCAGTGGCGAGGGCGCCGGCGACGACGAGGCGATCAACGTCAACCTGGCGGGCCTGCCCGCCGACGTGGACAAGATCGTCTTCCCGGTCTCGATCTACGACGCCGAGAGCCGCTCGCAGAACTTCGGCCAGGTGCGGAACGCGTACATCCGTATCGTCAACCAGGCCGGCGGCACCGAGATCGCCCGCTACGACCTGAGCGAGGACGCCGCCACCGAGACCGCCATGGTCTTCGGCGAGCTCTACCGCAATGGCGCGGAGTGGAAGTTCCGCGCGGTCGGCCAGGGTTACGCGTCCGGTCTGACGGGCATCGCCCAGGACTTCGGCGTCAACGTCTGA